In the genome of Kiritimatiellia bacterium, the window GCGCTGTGCTGGCCGATGTGGCCGATGTGGCCGCCCGGCTCGCCCGCGGCGGACAAACCGGGGCTCGCGCGCTGCCGCTGGGCGGAGCGTCGGAGCCGCTCGTCGACATGTCGGAAATCCGCACGCGCTACTACCTGCGCATGTCGCTACTCGACCAGCCGGGCACCCTTGCGCGCGTGGCAGCGGCGCTGGGCGCGCACCGGGTCAGTATTGCTTCTATGGTGCAGAAGGAGCGCCGACAGGGCGAGCATGTGCCCGTCATCATGCTTACGCACGCAGCCGAGGAGCGCGCCTTCCGCGCGGCGCTGGCCGAGATCGACGCGCTCGATGTTGTCGGCGCGCCGACGGTGGCGCTTCGAATCCAGGATTTCGAATGAAGTCGCTGGCGATCCTCCTCGAAAACGCGGCGGATGAGCCCAGTCCGGACCTCGACGGCCGCACCCCCCTGGCCGTCGCGCGCTGCCCGAATGCAAACCGCCTGGCCGCGGAGGGACAAGCCGGTGCGTTACCCGGCGGCCGCTCCAAAAAGCGCGTGTCCCCCGAACGGCTGCTCGGCGCCCTTGCGGGGCTGGACGAGGAGGCTGCCCGCCTGCTTTCCCGCGGAGCGCTGGAGGCGTGGGCGCTGGACACAGACTTTTCGGGATATACCCACGCATTTTGCGCAAACTTCGTGACGCTGGACAGCGGCGAGCTCCGCGACGGCTTGGTCAGTGGGATCACGATGCAGGAGACCGAACGGCTCGCTGCGGCCGTCCAGACGCGATTCGACCCGGCGCGGGTGCGCCTGCTCCCGCGAGCCCCCGGCCGGCTCGTTGTGCTGGCGCGGATGAGCGGCGGGGACCCGGACTACGGGATTCCGCCATGGGTGCCGGAGGCGTCCGACTCGCTTGCCCACGGCGGGCGCGGATCTGCCCTGTTCAGGGAGGTCATGGAGCGTTCGGCTGAGCAACTGGTGCGGCACCCGGTCAATGAAATCCGCGTGGACCTCGGTGCGAATCCCGCCAACGCCATTTGGATCTGGGGCGGCGGTCCGCTTGCGCGAATCGCGCCATCCTTGTTGCGCGTTCAGTTCCTGACGCAAAGCGCGATGGCGGCCGGGTTCGCACGGGCAATCAGCGCGCCGGCCCATGCTCTGCCGGAACCGTGGGAATCGGCGCAGCCGTCACCGGCCGTGGACACGTCTGAGGCGCGCGCGTGGCTGTCCGCGTGCGACCGCCTGATCGTCTACGCGGAAATGCCTCCGGAGTTCCACCGCGCTGCCGCGCCGGAAAAAGTGCGGCTCCTCGAGCGGATCGACCTCCTGCTCATTCAGCCCTTGCTCGACGCCCTTCGCCGGTATAAGCATCGGCGTTGCCTGCTGGCGACCGTGGATCCGTCCGCGGGAGCAACCGGCGCGGAATGCGCGCCACAGCCGTTTGTGCTGTGGGGCACGCATGTGGAGCCGGATGCCGCCACGCACTGGGACGAGGAAACGTGCCAAGCGGGCAAGTTGGTCGGCTTAAGCCTGTCCGAGGTGATGAAGTTGTTGTCGGGAGAGTAGATATGGCCCTGATTGTCCAGAAATACGGCGGCAGCTCCGTCGCCGATGTCGAGTGCATCCGCCGCGTCGCGAAACGTATTCTCAAGACGCGGGACGAGGGCAACCAGGTCGTCGTGGTGGTCAGCGCGATGGGCGACACGACAGACGAGCTGATCGACCTGGCGAAGCAGGTGAATCCTGAGCCCGATGAACGCGAACTCGACGCGCTGCTCGCCACGGGCGAACAGATTTCATCCGCCGTCCTCACGATGGCGCTGCACGCGCTGGGCGCGGACGCAATCTCGATGAGCGGCCCGCAGGCGGGCATTTATACGGACGAGGTCCACACGAAAGCGAAAATCCGCGCTTTGAAGCCGAAACGGCTCCTCGCTCAGCTCAAAAAGGGTCGCATCGTGGTGGTGGCCGGATTTCAGGGGCTCAACCCCAACGAGGACATTGCCACGCTCGGGCGCGGCGGTTCGGACACGACCGCTGTCGCGCTCGCGGCGGCAATCAAGGCTGACCGGTGCCAGATCTTGAAGGATGTGGAGGGGGTTTACACCGCCAATCCGCGGGTCGTACCGGAGGCGCGGAAACTGGATGAAATTTCGTATGATGAAATGCTCGAGCTGGCCAGCATGGGCGCGGAGGTGCTCCAGTCTCGCGCGGTGGAATTTGCCAAGAAACACGGAGTGGTCCTTGAAGTCATGTCGAGTTTCGTTGAAAAACCGGGTACGTTGGTTCGCGAAGAGGTGAAAAACATGGAAGACATTGTCGTTCGAGGCGTTGCCGCGGACAAAAACCAGTCGAAGGTGACCGTCAAGGGCCTGGAGGACAAGCCGGGCGTGGCCGCGCTGATGTTTGGGGAACTGGCTCGCAAGAACATCAACGTCGATATGATTGTCCAGAACGTGTCCGAGAACGGCCAGACGGATATCACGTTTACCGTGCCGCGGGTCGATCTGGCGAAGACGCGGCGCGCTGTCGAGTCGATGCAGTCCGAGCTCGGCGCCAAGGGCGTGGTGGTGGATGAGGATATCGCCAAAATTAGCATTGTCGGCGTCGGCATGCGGAGCCATTCCGGCGTGGCAGCGAGAATGTTCGAGGCTCTCGCGCGGCAAAAAATCAACATCGAGATGATTGCAACCTCGGAGATCAAAATCTCCGTCGTAATCCGAAAGAGCGAGGCAGACAAGGCGGTCCAGGCCCTGCACAAGGCCTTCGAGCTGGGGAAAAAGAAATGAGTTGTGCGGGGCGAAAATCCGGCGGGTCCCTACGCCCCACGTGGAGACGCCGGCGATGAAGCCGCGGGTGGAGATTTACGACACCACCCTGCGCGATGGCGCGCAGGGGGAAGGCGTTTCTTTTTCCGGCGTCGGCAAGATCCTCGTCGCCAAACGCCTTGACGAATTCGGCGTCGATTACATCGAGGGCGGTTATGCGGCGTCGAATCCGAAGGACATGGAATTCTTTCGCGCGATCAAAAGCGAAAAATTCACGAATGCGCGAATCGCTGCATTTGGCAGCACACGCCGGGCAAATGTGCCGGTGGCCGAGGACCAGGGCTGCCGTGCGCTGATTGAAGCGGACACACCGGTCTGCACCATCTTCGGAAAGAGCTGGCGGCTGCATGTCCGCGAGGTCCTGCGCACGACGGAAGAAGAAAACCGCGCAATGATCGCCGACACCGTGCGCTTTCTCAAGGAGCGCGGCAAGGAGGTCATTTACGACGCGGAGCACTTCTTTGACGGATATGCAGACAGCCGCGAACACGCGCTTGCAACGCTCCGCGCCGCCGTGGAGGCCGGCGCCGACCGGCTCGTGCTCTGCGATACGAATGGCGGCAGCCTTCCGGACACGGTGGCGGCGGTGGTGCGCGACGTGTGCGCGGTCTTTCCCAACGCGCGGATCGGCATCCACACCCACAACGACTCCGAGCTGGGCGTCGCCAATTCGATTGCGGCGGTCCGCGCGGGCGCCCTACACGTCCAGGGTACGATCAACGGCTTCGGGGAGCGAGTGGGCAATGCCAATCTCGTCAGCATCATCCCGATCCTGCTTCTGAAAATGGGCTATGACTGCATGCAGCCCCACAGCCTGCGGCAGCTCAAGGCGGTTTCGCAGTACGTGTACGAAATGGCGAGCGTCCGACCCAATCCCAAGCAGCCGTTCGTAGGCGACAGCGCCTTCGCGCACAAGGCGGGGATGCATGTTGACGGGGTTCGAAAAATTGCGTCGAGCTTCGAGCACATCGACCCGGCGCTCGTCGGCAACCAGCGGCGCATTCTGATTTCGGAGCTGTCCGGCGCTAGTAATGTCTTCCTGAAGGCCGTGGAGATGGGCCTGCAACTGGAGAAAAATTCGCCCGAAATCCGCCAGATACTCCGCGAGCTGGAGAATTTGGAAAAGGAGGGTTACGCGTTCGAAGCGGCGGAGGCGTCATTCAAACTCCTCATTCAAAAGGTCCTGAAGCGTCACAAACCGTTCTTTCAGCAGCTCGGCTACCGAGTGATCGTCGAAAAGCGACGCCATGACGAGGCTAGCCTCGCGGAGGCAACGGTCAAACTGGCGGTCAACGGCGAAATCGAATCTACTGTGGGCGAAGGCGACGGCCCGGTCGACGCATTAAACGACGCGCTCCGCAAGGCGCTGACTCGGTTTTATCCGTCGATACGCGAGGTACAGCTCGTCGACTATCAGGTTCGGATCCTGGATCCGGAAACCGGCACGGCGGCAAAGACCCGCGTGCTGATTGAATCCTCAGACGGCAAACAATCGTGGGGCACGGTGGGCGTCTCGACAAACCTGATCGAGGCGTCGTGGGAAGCGCTGGTGGACAGCGTGGAGTACAAGCTCTTCCTTGAGGAACAGGCGGCCAACTCGGGCCGCTGA includes:
- a CDS encoding aspartate kinase translates to MALIVQKYGGSSVADVECIRRVAKRILKTRDEGNQVVVVVSAMGDTTDELIDLAKQVNPEPDERELDALLATGEQISSAVLTMALHALGADAISMSGPQAGIYTDEVHTKAKIRALKPKRLLAQLKKGRIVVVAGFQGLNPNEDIATLGRGGSDTTAVALAAAIKADRCQILKDVEGVYTANPRVVPEARKLDEISYDEMLELASMGAEVLQSRAVEFAKKHGVVLEVMSSFVEKPGTLVREEVKNMEDIVVRGVAADKNQSKVTVKGLEDKPGVAALMFGELARKNINVDMIVQNVSENGQTDITFTVPRVDLAKTRRAVESMQSELGAKGVVVDEDIAKISIVGVGMRSHSGVAARMFEALARQKINIEMIATSEIKISVVIRKSEADKAVQALHKAFELGKKK
- the cimA gene encoding citramalate synthase, whose amino-acid sequence is MKPRVEIYDTTLRDGAQGEGVSFSGVGKILVAKRLDEFGVDYIEGGYAASNPKDMEFFRAIKSEKFTNARIAAFGSTRRANVPVAEDQGCRALIEADTPVCTIFGKSWRLHVREVLRTTEEENRAMIADTVRFLKERGKEVIYDAEHFFDGYADSREHALATLRAAVEAGADRLVLCDTNGGSLPDTVAAVVRDVCAVFPNARIGIHTHNDSELGVANSIAAVRAGALHVQGTINGFGERVGNANLVSIIPILLLKMGYDCMQPHSLRQLKAVSQYVYEMASVRPNPKQPFVGDSAFAHKAGMHVDGVRKIASSFEHIDPALVGNQRRILISELSGASNVFLKAVEMGLQLEKNSPEIRQILRELENLEKEGYAFEAAEASFKLLIQKVLKRHKPFFQQLGYRVIVEKRRHDEASLAEATVKLAVNGEIESTVGEGDGPVDALNDALRKALTRFYPSIREVQLVDYQVRILDPETGTAAKTRVLIESSDGKQSWGTVGVSTNLIEASWEALVDSVEYKLFLEEQAANSGR